One genomic segment of Candidatus Latescibacterota bacterium includes these proteins:
- a CDS encoding glycosyl hydrolase has protein sequence MRRSLLSLAAIALCLLVLLPLVRGARPVGTPVGTAEHEPSREPNDWFWMQRAYPGVTLSQDALARGMAQAAAKEAGGALMNRSTWTQAGPTNVGGRVTDIAVHPTNPDLAYAAMASGGIFVTPDGGTSWSPIFDQEAALPVGAVALDPSDPDVIYAGTGEANAASLSFFGLGVFKSVDAGGSWQSLGLEATRYIARIVVDPADGNRVYVAATGALFEPNPERGVYRSLNGGADWERVFALTDSTACTDLAINPQNPQVLYAAMWERMRGLTYRRSGGPSSGLWRSEDGGDSWQELTVGLPSGSDVGRIGVTVCASQPNVLYAIYADASAYFQGVYKSTDGGDTWTATNDGALSGMYSSYGWWFGNIRVDPSNPNNVIALGLYAYRSSTGGSSWSQTGSNMHVDHHALAFAPSSPGRAYEGNDGGLYRSNNGGSTWSKLYDQPTSQFYAIAVDYQNPERLMGGTQDDGTLRTATGALDDWSDIYGGDGFYCLVDPTNSNVLYAESQYGYFGKSTNGGGSFSGATSGINSGDRTNWSTPVVMDPSDHQRLYYGTYRVYRSTNAAGSWTAISGDLTDGNHGGGFGTITTLAVAPGDPDLILAGTDDGRVWLTANGGGAWQPVDATLPRRWVTRVAVDPSDTQVLYVTYSGLRWEETGHVFRSGDQGGSWQDVTGDLPQMPVNVIVVDPDQPSRVFVGTDVGAYTSLQPGGAWQVLATGLPRAPVLDLVLHQPTRTLVAGTHGRSMFRLALDDLTAVAEAAPTARLLEAQPNPFNPQTTLRLAVETPTPVRVSIVDVQGRTLRVLLDERLPAGERTLRWDGRDDAGHALPSGVYLARLSQPAGDSARKLVLLR, from the coding sequence ATGCGCCGCAGCCTGCTCAGCCTCGCCGCGATCGCCCTCTGCCTGCTCGTCCTGCTGCCCCTCGTGCGCGGTGCGCGCCCCGTGGGAACACCCGTGGGAACAGCGGAGCACGAACCCAGCCGCGAGCCCAACGACTGGTTCTGGATGCAGCGCGCCTACCCCGGCGTCACGCTGAGCCAGGACGCGCTGGCGCGTGGCATGGCCCAGGCGGCGGCCAAGGAGGCCGGCGGCGCGCTGATGAACCGCTCGACCTGGACGCAGGCCGGGCCCACCAACGTGGGCGGGCGCGTGACGGACATCGCCGTCCATCCCACGAACCCCGATCTCGCCTACGCGGCCATGGCCAGCGGCGGCATCTTCGTCACGCCGGACGGGGGCACGAGCTGGTCGCCGATCTTCGACCAGGAGGCCGCGCTGCCCGTGGGCGCGGTGGCCCTGGATCCGAGCGACCCCGACGTGATCTACGCGGGCACGGGCGAGGCGAACGCGGCGAGCCTGAGCTTCTTCGGCCTCGGCGTCTTCAAGTCGGTGGACGCGGGCGGGAGCTGGCAGTCGCTGGGCCTGGAGGCGACGCGCTACATCGCGCGCATCGTGGTGGATCCCGCCGACGGCAATCGCGTCTACGTGGCCGCCACCGGCGCGCTCTTCGAGCCCAACCCCGAGCGGGGCGTGTACCGCAGCCTGAACGGCGGCGCAGACTGGGAGCGCGTCTTCGCCCTCACGGACTCCACCGCCTGCACCGATCTCGCGATCAATCCGCAGAACCCGCAGGTGCTCTACGCCGCCATGTGGGAGCGCATGCGCGGCCTCACCTACCGCCGCTCGGGCGGACCCAGCAGCGGCCTCTGGCGGAGCGAGGACGGCGGCGACAGCTGGCAGGAGCTCACGGTGGGCCTGCCCAGCGGCAGCGACGTGGGCCGCATCGGCGTCACCGTCTGCGCCAGCCAGCCGAACGTGCTCTACGCGATCTACGCGGACGCCAGCGCCTACTTCCAGGGCGTCTACAAGAGCACCGACGGCGGCGACACCTGGACCGCCACCAACGACGGCGCGCTGAGCGGCATGTACAGCAGCTACGGCTGGTGGTTCGGGAACATCCGCGTGGATCCGTCCAACCCGAACAACGTGATCGCGCTGGGCCTCTACGCCTACCGCAGCAGCACGGGCGGCTCGAGCTGGAGCCAGACGGGCAGCAACATGCACGTGGACCACCACGCGCTGGCCTTCGCGCCGTCGTCGCCCGGCCGCGCCTACGAGGGCAACGACGGCGGCCTCTACCGCTCGAACAACGGCGGCAGCACCTGGAGCAAGCTCTACGACCAGCCCACGAGCCAGTTCTACGCCATCGCGGTCGACTACCAGAACCCCGAGCGGCTGATGGGCGGCACCCAGGACGACGGCACCCTGCGCACCGCCACCGGCGCCCTCGACGACTGGTCCGACATCTACGGCGGCGACGGCTTCTACTGCCTCGTGGACCCCACCAACTCCAACGTGCTCTACGCGGAGTCGCAGTACGGCTACTTCGGCAAGTCCACCAACGGCGGCGGCAGCTTCAGCGGCGCCACCAGCGGCATCAACAGCGGCGATCGCACGAACTGGTCGACGCCCGTGGTCATGGATCCCTCCGACCACCAGCGGCTCTACTACGGCACCTATCGCGTGTATCGTAGCACCAACGCCGCCGGCTCCTGGACCGCCATCAGCGGGGACCTCACCGACGGCAATCACGGCGGCGGCTTCGGCACGATCACCACGCTGGCCGTGGCGCCCGGCGATCCCGACCTGATCTTGGCGGGCACCGACGACGGCCGCGTCTGGCTCACCGCCAACGGCGGCGGTGCCTGGCAGCCCGTGGACGCCACGCTGCCGCGCCGCTGGGTCACGCGCGTGGCCGTGGATCCGAGCGACACGCAGGTGCTCTACGTCACCTACTCGGGTCTGCGCTGGGAGGAGACGGGGCACGTCTTCCGCAGCGGCGACCAGGGCGGCTCCTGGCAGGACGTCACCGGCGACCTGCCGCAGATGCCCGTCAACGTGATCGTGGTGGATCCCGATCAGCCGAGCCGGGTCTTCGTGGGGACGGACGTCGGCGCCTACACCAGCCTGCAGCCCGGCGGCGCCTGGCAGGTGCTGGCCACGGGCCTGCCCCGCGCGCCGGTGCTCGACCTCGTGCTGCACCAGCCCACGCGCACGCTGGTGGCGGGCACGCACGGGCGCTCCATGTTCCGCCTCGCGCTGGACGACCTCACCGCCGTCGCCGAGGCCGCGCCCACCGCGCGCCTCCTGGAGGCGCAGCCCAACCCCTTCAACCCGCAGACCACGCTGCGCCTGGCGGTGGAGACGCCGACGCCGGTGCGCGTGAGCATCGTGGACGTCCAGGGCCGCACCCTGCGCGTGCTGCTCGACGAACGCCTCCCGGCCGGCGAGCGGACACTGCGCTGGGACGGCCGCGACGACGCCGGCCACGCCCTGCCCAGCGGCGTCTATCTCGCGCGGCTCAGCCAGCCCGCCGGCGACAGCGCCCGCAAGCTGGTGCTCCTCCGCTAG
- a CDS encoding DUF1579 family protein, protein MQMPTPAPGHRLLERLAGVWEGEETMFPSQWDPAGGTAQGRTESRLALGGFALIGDYTQEREGRVTFRGHSVMTYDPKADLYTLHWFDSLGSPPEVFTGRFDGDVLVHSHGGPHMHVRLTYDRSEEGTLGSSMEMSPDGKDWKRLFEARYRFRR, encoded by the coding sequence ATGCAGATGCCGACACCCGCTCCCGGCCACCGACTGCTCGAGCGCCTCGCCGGCGTGTGGGAGGGGGAGGAGACCATGTTCCCGTCCCAGTGGGATCCCGCCGGCGGCACCGCGCAGGGTCGCACGGAGAGCCGACTCGCTCTCGGTGGTTTCGCGCTGATCGGCGACTACACCCAGGAGCGAGAGGGACGGGTCACCTTTCGCGGCCACAGCGTGATGACCTACGACCCCAAGGCCGACCTCTACACCCTGCACTGGTTCGATTCCCTCGGCTCGCCGCCGGAGGTCTTCACGGGGCGCTTCGACGGCGACGTGCTCGTCCACAGCCACGGCGGGCCCCACATGCACGTGCGCCTGACCTACGACCGGTCGGAGGAGGGCACGCTCGGTTCGTCCATGGAGATGTCGCCGGACGGCAAGGACTGGAAGCGGCTCTTCGAGGCCCGCTACCGCTTCCGGCGCTAG
- a CDS encoding DUF2214 family protein, which translates to MTLRWILAALHLLALGIGLGAVYSRARLLKGLRDAARLPEVFLADGYWALAGALWLVTGLLRAFTGLEKGAAYYLHHPLFHVKLTLFVVILLLEIRPMLVLIRWRQARRRGETPDLGAAPGLAKISHAQAGLVVIILLLATAIARGLLYPAN; encoded by the coding sequence ATGACCCTGCGCTGGATTCTCGCCGCGCTTCACCTGCTCGCCCTCGGCATCGGCCTCGGCGCCGTCTACTCGCGCGCGCGGCTGCTCAAGGGCCTGCGCGACGCGGCCCGCCTGCCCGAGGTCTTCCTCGCCGACGGCTACTGGGCGCTCGCCGGCGCCCTCTGGCTCGTGACGGGCCTGCTGCGCGCCTTCACGGGTCTCGAGAAGGGCGCGGCCTACTACCTGCACCATCCGCTCTTCCACGTGAAGCTGACGCTCTTCGTCGTCATCCTGCTCCTGGAGATCCGGCCCATGCTGGTGCTGATCCGCTGGCGGCAGGCGCGGCGGCGCGGCGAGACGCCGGACCTCGGCGCCGCGCCCGGGCTCGCGAAGATCAGCCACGCCCAGGCGGGGCTGGTGGTGATCATCCTGTTGCTGGCCACGGCCATCGCGCGCGGCCTGCTCTACCCCGCGAACTAG
- a CDS encoding SDR family NAD(P)-dependent oxidoreductase — protein MEPRLAIVTGTSSGIGAALAAALLGEGWDVLGISRRPVALADPRYAHRVADLGDVSALTGFIDAQLLPRLAAKPWSRVGLVNNAASLGGLRRLAELPPEDLAGIYAINAVAPVALMGALLRSVPRATPLRIVNVSSGAAHHGIAGAGDYCSSKAALRLAGMALAEELEPGRDVAVFSYEPGVVETAMQVAARSASPDTFPAQPMFAGFKADGRLNAPEAVLGPMLDFLAGPAESRFVESRFGG, from the coding sequence ATGGAGCCGCGACTCGCGATCGTCACCGGCACGAGTTCCGGCATCGGCGCCGCCCTGGCGGCGGCGCTGCTGGGCGAAGGCTGGGACGTCCTCGGCATCTCGCGCCGGCCCGTGGCGCTGGCGGACCCGCGCTACGCGCACCGCGTCGCGGATCTGGGGGATGTCTCCGCGCTCACCGGCTTCATCGACGCGCAGCTGCTCCCGCGCCTCGCTGCGAAACCGTGGTCGCGGGTGGGGCTGGTCAACAACGCGGCCAGCCTCGGTGGCCTGCGCCGGCTGGCGGAGCTCCCGCCCGAGGATCTCGCGGGGATCTACGCCATCAACGCGGTGGCGCCGGTCGCGCTGATGGGGGCGCTGCTGCGGAGCGTTCCGCGCGCGACGCCGCTGCGGATCGTCAATGTCTCCTCGGGCGCCGCGCATCACGGCATCGCGGGCGCGGGCGACTACTGCAGCAGCAAGGCGGCGCTGCGCCTGGCCGGGATGGCCCTCGCCGAAGAGCTGGAGCCCGGGCGCGACGTGGCCGTCTTCAGCTACGAGCCCGGCGTGGTGGAGACGGCCATGCAGGTGGCCGCCCGCTCCGCCTCGCCGGACACCTTTCCGGCCCAGCCCATGTTCGCGGGCTTCAAGGCCGACGGCCGTCTGAACGCGCCCGAGGCGGTGCTCGGTCCCATGCTCGACTTCCTCGCCGGACCCGCCGAGTCGCGCTTCGTGGAGAGCCGCTTCGGCGGCTAG
- a CDS encoding cytochrome ubiquinol oxidase subunit I, with protein MALCASDPLFWHRLQFGFTVTFHYLFPQLTMGLALLIVVMKGLGLRVGGDGWNDAARFWIRIFGLAFAMGVVTGIPMEFQFGTNWGEFSARAGGVIGQTLAMEGIFAFFLESSFLALLLFGERRLGPRGHALAALALFVGSWLSGYFIIATNAFMQSPVGHRLAADGSFQVADLAAFVFNPWAVVQFAHNQVAATVTGAFAMAALGAFWTLRGEHADVAARSLRLGVVAGLVAAVLVTFPTGHEQGRMVAQEQPVTLAAMEGRFDSGPRAPMAVIGQPNVEARKLDNPIVLPAVLSWIAYGNFSADVRGLDAFPEGDWPGNIELLFYAFHIMVGLGTLFVAVMALAALLAWRRRLVRARWMLWILTLAFPFPFIANTAGWMTAELGRQPWLIYGLMRTAEGGSPPVHPGDTLFTTLGFAGLYLVLGVLFLGLVAREVGQGPRPAHAGNH; from the coding sequence ATGGCCCTGTGCGCGAGCGATCCGCTCTTCTGGCATCGGTTGCAGTTCGGCTTCACGGTGACCTTCCACTATCTCTTTCCCCAGCTCACCATGGGTTTGGCGCTGCTCATCGTCGTGATGAAGGGCCTGGGCCTGCGCGTGGGCGGCGACGGCTGGAACGACGCCGCGCGCTTCTGGATCCGCATCTTCGGCCTCGCCTTCGCCATGGGCGTGGTGACGGGCATCCCCATGGAATTCCAGTTCGGCACCAACTGGGGCGAGTTCTCCGCGCGCGCCGGCGGCGTGATCGGCCAGACCCTGGCCATGGAGGGGATCTTCGCCTTCTTCCTGGAGTCGAGCTTCCTGGCGCTGCTGCTCTTCGGCGAGCGGCGGCTCGGGCCGCGCGGGCACGCGCTGGCCGCGCTGGCCCTCTTCGTGGGCTCGTGGCTGTCGGGCTACTTCATCATCGCGACGAACGCCTTCATGCAGTCGCCGGTGGGGCATCGCCTCGCCGCCGACGGGAGCTTCCAGGTGGCGGACCTCGCGGCCTTCGTCTTCAATCCCTGGGCCGTGGTGCAGTTCGCGCACAACCAGGTGGCGGCCACGGTGACCGGCGCCTTCGCCATGGCCGCCCTCGGCGCGTTCTGGACCCTGCGCGGCGAGCACGCGGACGTGGCGGCGCGCTCGCTGCGGCTGGGCGTGGTGGCCGGGCTCGTCGCCGCGGTGCTGGTGACCTTCCCCACGGGGCACGAGCAGGGGCGCATGGTGGCCCAGGAGCAGCCGGTCACGCTGGCCGCGATGGAGGGCCGCTTCGACAGCGGACCGCGCGCGCCGATGGCGGTGATCGGCCAGCCCAACGTCGAGGCGCGCAAGCTCGACAACCCCATCGTGCTGCCGGCGGTGCTGTCGTGGATCGCCTACGGCAACTTCTCCGCGGACGTCCGCGGCCTCGACGCCTTCCCCGAGGGCGACTGGCCCGGCAACATCGAGCTGCTCTTCTACGCCTTCCACATCATGGTGGGCCTGGGGACGCTCTTCGTCGCCGTGATGGCCCTGGCCGCGCTGCTGGCCTGGCGGCGGCGGCTCGTTCGCGCGCGGTGGATGCTGTGGATCCTGACCCTGGCCTTCCCCTTTCCCTTCATCGCCAACACGGCCGGCTGGATGACGGCGGAGCTGGGGCGGCAGCCCTGGCTCATCTACGGGCTGATGCGGACGGCCGAGGGCGGCTCGCCGCCCGTCCACCCCGGGGACACGCTCTTCACCACGCTGGGCTTCGCCGGCCTCTACCTGGTGCTCGGGGTGCTCTTCCTGGGCCTGGTGGCCCGGGAGGTCGGACAGGGTCCCCGGCCAGCGCACGCCGGAAACCACTGA
- a CDS encoding LamG domain-containing protein produces MRATPSPRLALLLLPFLFLGCSDKSSTTPSTFPTAGLLAFLPFDGDASDESGNGNDGTLIGGATASGELLLGNNADDMLSLPASVMDGLTDFTFAAWLRLDALRNEGHEVISGANAVEDNDLVFWYREHTDEWAIGVNNGNAALSTDARIEDGQWHHVALTRSAGQFQLYLDGSASGSAVSQPTDAIEIDPGGLIFGQDQDTVGGNFEADEAWAGAMDNLRIYDRALSAGDIGKLAEESR; encoded by the coding sequence ATGCGCGCGACCCCTTCCCCTCGTCTCGCCCTGCTGCTGCTTCCTTTCCTTTTCCTCGGCTGCAGCGACAAGAGCAGCACCACTCCCTCGACCTTCCCCACCGCAGGCCTCCTGGCCTTTCTTCCCTTCGACGGCGATGCCAGCGACGAGAGCGGCAACGGCAACGACGGCACCCTGATCGGCGGCGCCACGGCCTCGGGCGAGCTCCTGCTGGGCAACAACGCCGACGACATGCTCTCCCTGCCCGCCTCCGTCATGGACGGCCTCACCGACTTCACCTTCGCGGCGTGGCTGCGCCTGGACGCGCTCCGGAACGAGGGCCACGAGGTGATCAGCGGGGCCAACGCGGTCGAAGACAACGACCTGGTCTTCTGGTACCGCGAGCACACGGACGAGTGGGCCATCGGCGTCAACAACGGCAACGCCGCGCTTTCGACCGACGCACGGATCGAGGACGGCCAGTGGCACCACGTCGCGCTCACCCGATCGGCCGGGCAGTTCCAGCTCTACCTTGACGGCAGCGCCTCCGGCAGCGCCGTCTCGCAACCGACGGATGCCATCGAGATCGATCCCGGCGGCCTCATCTTCGGCCAGGACCAGGACACGGTCGGCGGCAACTTCGAAGCTGACGAGGCCTGGGCCGGCGCCATGGACAACTTGCGCATCTACGACCGCGCGCTGAGCGCCGGCGATATCGGCAAGCTCGCGGAGGAATCCCGCTAG
- the cydB gene encoding cytochrome d ubiquinol oxidase subunit II has protein sequence MEALWYGIAAMTLAIYVVMDGFDFGAGALHLWIARRDAERRQVLAAIGPFWDGNEVWLLAAGGVLFLAFPRVLAAGLSGFYLAIMLVLWLLILRGIAIEFRSHLADGMWRSLWDAIFALASTLLPVLFGAALGNLLRGVPLAADGWFALTLFASFSPRGELGILDWYTVLAGVLALVALAHHGALFLAWKTDGDVQRRSRRAAAGLFPALLPLWLLGTVATFSLNPALRAAVTSRPLAWLAGALLLVGLALSGLARRAGRDLTAFLGSAAFLLGVLGATAASLYPVLIRAAGDATLSLDAAASAASRDSLTAALGWWPAGLALALVYIAMVFRLHRGKVSAAPVAEEER, from the coding sequence ATGGAAGCGCTCTGGTATGGCATCGCCGCGATGACCCTGGCCATCTACGTGGTCATGGACGGCTTCGACTTCGGCGCCGGCGCGCTGCACCTCTGGATCGCGCGGCGCGACGCGGAACGCCGCCAGGTGCTCGCGGCCATCGGCCCCTTCTGGGACGGCAACGAGGTCTGGCTGCTCGCCGCCGGCGGCGTGCTCTTCCTCGCCTTTCCGCGCGTGCTGGCGGCCGGGCTGAGCGGCTTCTACCTGGCCATCATGCTGGTGCTCTGGCTGCTGATCCTGCGCGGGATCGCCATCGAGTTCCGCTCCCATCTGGCGGACGGCATGTGGCGCAGCCTCTGGGACGCGATCTTCGCGCTGGCCTCCACGCTGCTGCCGGTGCTCTTCGGCGCGGCGCTGGGCAACCTGCTCCGCGGCGTCCCCCTCGCGGCGGACGGCTGGTTCGCCCTCACGCTCTTCGCCTCCTTCTCGCCCCGGGGCGAGCTGGGAATCCTGGACTGGTACACCGTGCTGGCGGGCGTCCTGGCCCTGGTCGCGCTCGCCCACCATGGCGCGCTCTTCCTCGCGTGGAAGACGGACGGGGACGTCCAGCGCCGCAGCCGCCGCGCCGCCGCGGGCCTCTTTCCGGCGCTGCTGCCGCTCTGGTTGCTCGGCACGGTGGCGACCTTCTCCCTCAACCCCGCGCTGCGCGCGGCGGTGACGTCCCGCCCCCTGGCCTGGCTGGCCGGAGCCCTGCTGCTCGTGGGACTCGCGCTGAGCGGCCTTGCGCGCCGCGCGGGCCGCGACCTCACCGCCTTCCTGGGCTCGGCCGCCTTCCTGCTCGGCGTGCTGGGGGCGACGGCGGCGTCGCTCTACCCGGTGCTGATCCGCGCCGCCGGCGACGCCACGCTCTCCCTGGACGCCGCGGCCAGCGCCGCGAGTCGCGACTCGCTGACCGCCGCGCTCGGCTGGTGGCCCGCGGGGCTCGCGCTGGCGCTGGTCTACATCGCGATGGTCTTCCGGCTGCACCGCGGCAAGGTGAGCGCGGCGCCGGTGGCGGAGGAGGAGCGCTGA
- a CDS encoding DMT family transporter — protein MSYPRALLLTAITMVAFASNSLLCRAALRGASIDAAAFTALRLASGAVMLALLSRLRRGRDRAPGSWRSALALFAYAACFSFAYLSLPAATGALLLFGAVQATMIGHGISAGERMGRWQWFGVLLALGGLIGLLLPGLSAPPLVGAVLMLGAGVAWGVYSLRGRRATNPVGTTAGNFLRATPFALALVLPFWRQLAVTPRGALLAVASGALASGLGYTIWYLALPALKATQAATVQLSVPVIAGLGGVLLLGEPLGLRLALASLAILGGIALVILERRAAPGAVAVAPEPATLTANDGG, from the coding sequence ATGTCCTACCCTCGCGCCCTGCTGCTCACCGCCATCACCATGGTCGCCTTCGCGAGCAACTCCCTGCTCTGCCGCGCCGCACTGCGCGGAGCCTCGATCGACGCCGCCGCCTTCACGGCCCTCAGGCTGGCCTCCGGCGCCGTGATGCTGGCCCTGCTCTCCCGCCTGCGCCGCGGCCGTGACCGCGCGCCCGGCAGCTGGCGGTCGGCCCTGGCGCTCTTCGCGTACGCCGCCTGCTTCTCCTTCGCCTACCTGAGCCTCCCCGCCGCGACGGGAGCGCTCCTGCTCTTCGGCGCCGTTCAGGCGACGATGATCGGTCACGGCATCTCCGCCGGCGAGCGGATGGGCCGCTGGCAGTGGTTCGGCGTGCTGCTCGCGCTGGGCGGGCTGATCGGGCTGCTCCTGCCCGGTCTCAGCGCGCCGCCCCTCGTGGGAGCGGTCCTCATGCTGGGCGCCGGCGTGGCCTGGGGCGTCTACTCCCTGCGGGGTCGCCGCGCGACCAATCCCGTCGGCACCACGGCCGGCAACTTCCTGCGCGCGACGCCGTTCGCCCTGGCGCTGGTCCTGCCCTTCTGGCGGCAGCTCGCGGTGACGCCCCGCGGCGCCCTGCTGGCCGTGGCGTCGGGCGCCCTCGCCTCGGGTCTCGGCTACACGATCTGGTACCTGGCGCTGCCCGCGCTGAAGGCCACCCAGGCGGCCACCGTCCAGCTCAGCGTGCCCGTGATCGCGGGCCTGGGCGGCGTGCTCCTGCTGGGAGAGCCGCTCGGCCTGCGGCTCGCGCTGGCGTCCCTGGCCATCCTGGGCGGAATCGCCCTCGTGATTCTCGAGCGCCGCGCCGCCCCGGGCGCGGTCGCCGTCGCTCCCGAGCCCGCCACCCTGACCGCCAACGACGGAGGATGA
- a CDS encoding GNAT family N-acetyltransferase gives MGETSPLRGATPADIPGIARVHVQAWRETYAGIVPAAHLAQLSTERSEQVWVRSLAAPAGRTFVLAPGGQVQGFVSAGPTRGDLKDFDGEIYALYLLRHLQGRGHGRRLFAAAVEALRDDTHRSMALWVLRDNPTRGFYAHMGGVVVGEQPLTIGGEELVEVAYGWPRLSDVTIG, from the coding sequence GTGGGGGAGACATCGCCGCTGCGCGGGGCGACGCCCGCGGACATCCCCGGCATCGCGCGGGTTCATGTGCAGGCCTGGCGCGAGACCTACGCCGGCATCGTGCCGGCGGCACACCTGGCGCAGCTGTCCACCGAGCGCTCCGAGCAGGTCTGGGTGCGGTCGCTCGCGGCCCCCGCGGGCCGGACCTTCGTGCTGGCGCCGGGTGGCCAGGTGCAGGGCTTCGTCTCCGCGGGACCCACCCGCGGCGACCTGAAGGACTTTGACGGCGAGATCTACGCCCTGTATCTTCTCCGCCACCTGCAGGGCCGCGGCCACGGACGTCGCCTCTTCGCGGCGGCCGTCGAGGCCCTGCGGGACGACACGCACCGATCGATGGCCCTCTGGGTGCTGCGGGACAACCCGACCCGGGGCTTCTACGCGCACATGGGTGGCGTGGTGGTGGGCGAACAGCCCTTGACGATCGGGGGAGAGGAGCTCGTGGAGGTCGCCTACGGCTGGCCCCGGCTTTCCGACGTGACCATCGGCTGA